The region TACCTTTTTGATATTCAATCCGTCTTTATTGTACAAACCACCTTCGACGTCAGACACACCGACGATAGTGAAGCCGGCCTTATCGAGAATAGTGGCGACTTCAGAACCAACAGCGCCAAGACCCTGCACGACAACCGTAGGAGACTTGCTGCTCAACTTAAGGTGCTTGACGATGTGTTTAGTACACATTGCCACACCATATCCAGTGGCTTCATATTGACTGAGAGATCCGCCGATAGACTTTGGTTTGCCTGTGACAATCGAAGGAATGGTGTATCCCTTGTTGACGCTGTAGGTATCCATCATCCAGGCCATCGTCTGTTCATTTGTATTCAAGTCGGGTCCGGCGATGTCCTGGTCCGGTCCGATCACATCGATAATTTCTGAAGTGTAGCGGCGTGTAATGCGCTCCAGCTCACCCTGACTGTGCAGGCTGGGGTCGATCTTGATGCCGCCCTGAGCGCCGCCAAACGGCAGATTCATCAAGGCGCACTTCCAGGTCATCACCATAGCCATGGCAGTTACTTCGCCGAGCGTCACATCGGTATGATAACGAACGCCGCCTTTACCGGGTCCTAAAGCCAAATCGTGATGCACTCTATAACCGATATAGGTGCGGACGGTGCCATCGTCCATGCGAGCAGGAATGATCACTGAAAGAGAACGCTTCGGATGCTTGAGTGGTTCCACCACGTTATCATCCAATTTCATGATGCGAGCGACCTTCATCAGTCGCTGCTGAGCCATGAGGAAATCGGGGGTCTCCCATTCATTTAGCAAAATCTTCTTCGACCCCTTGTTTTCTGATGCCGTAGTCATCGTTATTCAACCTCTACTGATTGCTCGCTGCGACTTTTGCGAATTCGGTGATTCGCCCTACAAATAAACTGCGTATATTATAGGCGGGAGAGTACCTTCGATCGTATATACTCCGCCTTTTTCCTCACTTCTTCGATTAACTCGTCGGCTTGTTTGCGAGTAGAAGCGCAGAAATCGGCGGCTTCAGCGGTAGATGAAAGTCCACCAATGTTGATCAGGACATTGAAGAAAGCCCCCTCGGCTGCTGCCAGAGCAGTCAGAGCGGCCACACCGGAATCACTCAATGAATTAGGATTGCCCTTCTCGACAACCGTATCGGCAAACTCCAATAAAGGAACGGTTTTTCGGAGCACATTGAGAGGAACCGTGGTCGCCAATTTGTTTGCTTCCAGTATCGCGGCGTCACGAGCTTTTGCCTCTTCCGGCGAAGCTTTAGGCAACCGACGAGCATCAATGATTTTATTGAATGCTTGCATATCCTCATCGATGGCCAGCATGAATTCGTGCTTGAGCCGCTGAGACTGCTCAGCCAGATCGTTCATCAATCCTTTGTGGCTTTCAAAACCCTTCTTTTCGAAAGTCAAATTAGCAACCATTGATGATAATGAAGCAGAGAGAGAGCCACATAAAGCAGCAACGCTCCCGCCACCCGGCGCAGCCGACTCCGATGCCAGCTCATCGAGAAAATCGGTGACCTTTTGCTCACTTAAAAGCTTTGCCGGTTTATCGACGCGAAACTCAATTATCTTTTGCTGGGGATCGAAAGGCGCCAGATCAGCAAGCCCCAGTGATTGAATAGCAACGCTGAGAAGTTCCTTGCGAGAAACGCCAGTCGACCGTCCCTGCTTTTGCAAGTAATGACGCCCGGCGTTCAACATCGGTTCGAGAGGCACAAGCCCAACTATTTCGCTGCCGGTGACACGAATTCCTAACTTCTCAGCCTCCTTACAACAGGCATCGAACGCATCTTCCAGGGATGTCTGGTGATAATCAACCAGATTGATCGAAACTTGAGCCCGCTCGTACTCATCCACATACCAGCCCACAGCTCGGCACGCTTTCAAAAGTCCGGGCACTTTCACAGGCGAGCCGTCGGCATTGCGCTCGGTTTCGCCCTTGGCGTTTTTCTTGGTGCGGCCAGCCTCACGGATATTGAGGGCAATTTCGTTGGCAAGCTTTTTAGATCTGGTATTGAGATTGACATTGTAAGCAATCAGAAACGGTCTTGCACCAATTACGGTGGCACCACTGGTTGCGTTAAAACTCTCAGGACCGAAATCAGGGCGGAAGTCAGCACCTGTCATCTTTGCTGCCAGTCCCTCGTACTCGCCCTTGCGAATGTCAGCTAAACTGCGGCGGTCCTCGCGCTTAGCAGCTTCGGCGTACAGATAAATGGGAATCTTCAGCTCATCACCGACTCGCTTTCCGAGTTGCTCTGCTAAAGCGGCGCACTCTTCCATAGTGATGCCGCTTACAGGTATGAACGGACACACGTCAGTGGCGCCCATGCGTGGATGCTCCCCAGTGTGTCGTCGCATGTCGATTAAGGTGGAAGCCGCAGCAATCGACTGAAAAGCAGCTTCAACAGCAGCTTCCGGATCACCGACAAATGTGATTACTGTGCGATTGGTGCTCCATCCCGGATCGACGTCGAGCAAATTGACTCCACTGACAGAGCGAATAGCATCAGCAATCGCATTGATCACCTTTTCATTTCGCCCTTCGCTAAAATTCGGAACGCATTCAACCAGGCGCATTGCAACCCCGCTTCGCATCTCAATGTCGGTAAGAAGCAAATAGTACAGCAAGGGAAAGGATAAGTGGTTAATATCGATTCAAAAAATTTGCTGCAAATTAGAGCCGTCCGAACCGCTCCATTTGATTGAATACAAGTTTTTTGACAAGGCTATTGCGATTGACTGAACTGAACCAGTATTCCACCCAGGACGACAAGCACGACTCCTGCAAAGCGAATGCCGTTGAACTTTTCTTTCAGAAAGAACAGAGCAAACAGATACATCAAAAGCGGATAGCAACCTGTAATCACAACCACATACGAAGCAGTGGAAAGCGACATGGCTTTCAAATAGCAGAGATAACCAACCGCCAGGCAAGCTGCTGAAAAACCGGCGAACATCCAGGTGCGCCTGGACTTGAGCGAGACAGGAGCCCGCGTCAATTTCAAAACTGTTGCGAAAACAAGCAAAGTGAGAGCATCGAACAAACTGCGCGCGAAAAATACAACCAGAGGATCCGCCAGTTCAACAGCTTTCTTGTCGAACAATCCATGCAATCCCCAGCCAGTGGTAGCAAAAATAATACACAGCAAGACGATGATGCGGTCTTTCCTGGTCTGAGACTTGTGTGATTTGGCTGATTGCCCGACTGCAGCTACTCCGACTCCAATCAGAGCACCGCCTATCAAGCGGTTCAAAACGAGTGGTTCACCAAGAAATGCAAATGCCAGAAATTGCATAATCAATGGATAACTGGCAGTTATACCAAGCACGTAGCTTGCTTCCGCCCGACTCATGGCAAATAAGTAAGCAAACATCGACATAGACGAAGTGAAAGAACCCAGCCCCGACCAGAAGGCAACTGGTGCGGTTAAATGCCAGCCGGGCATTGTCGCGTTCAAATACAGAAAAACAGACGGAATCTCGGGCAGCGCGAGCAGATAAAGAATCAGCAAAACATCGCGGTCGCTAGAGGTCTCGAGCGCTTTCTTGTCAAAGATTCCCCAGGCGCCCCAGCAGACAATTGTTGCTGCGACAACCAAATTCAAAATCATGCGCCTTTATCCGCCGCCAGCTGGCCGTCTGCCGAATAGTATTATGGAAATGATTGGATTTCCAGCGACACTTGCAGGGCTGCTGTATAAACGTAATAGAGAGTTGCAGGAAGCAGCGATGAAGGAACCGAAACCGACAGCCTCAAAACAAAAATCCAAGCAAAAGTTGGTCGAAGATCCAACTCCTTTGAGCGCTGCCGAAAAACTGGCGCTGCTCAGTGCTGAGGTAGAGCAGGAAGCTGCCGCAGTAGAGAAATCCAGAAGCATCGCGCCCGTCACTGGCAGTAGCAGTGGCCTTACTCAGACAAGCGCAGCCAGCGACAGGCAGGAAATTACAGAGTCGGAGAAATCAAACGCCTGGGCATTTTGGTTAATCACAATTCTCAGCTTGTTTCTCTATAATGCACCGATTGTCGGTCTGCTGCTCTCGCCGATCAGCACGTTTGCAACCATGGTGCATGAGATGTCTCACGCGCTCGTGTGTATTTTCACAGGCGGTTACGTCAGCGGAATGACGATTGTTTCCGATGGCAGTGGGCATGGCGGGCTCACATTCTGCCGAGGCGGACTGCCATTCTTCTATACACAAGCAGGTTATTTGGGAACTGCGGTGTTCGGTTGCTTGCTTATATTCCTCGGGCAATTCAAAAAGATATCCAAGGGAATTTTGATGTTCATGGGCGGAACAATAGGTTTAGCGAGCATTTTTCTCGTCGGACTAAATGTTCTGAATACTGGCTGGCAGGGCTTCTTGAGCATGATAGCCGGGCTCATGTTGTCTGGGTTCCTGGTCTGGGCGGGAGTAAAATGGCGTTCACATTATGCCAACTTGCTGCTCCTGTTTCTGGCAGTGCAAACGGCGCTCAATAGCGTTACAAGCATCGTTTATCTGGCCCAGGTTTCTCTGGGATTGACACCATTTGCATCGTTCTCAGACGCCACCAGCATGCAAGACATGACCGGGCTCCCTGCTGGTTTCTGGAGCATCATCTGGGTACTGATGTCAGTAGCGATGCTCGGTGCAACACTCTACTACACGTATGGTCGCAACCTGATCAAGAAGTCGCAATAAATTCGTACAATAGCGGCACTTGAAGGAACGACTGAGTAGGAATTATCTTGTCATTGAAGCTCTCTGCTGCGCTTGAACAGCGCCTACGCCTCACTAATACAGCGATATCAAACCGCCTGATATTGCCCATAATGGCACTCGCAATAGCTGGTTCACTACTGCTTCCCACAGTTGCTTCAGCGGAGACCGCGCCTGAATCAACGGCTTCAGCATCAACTTCAATTGCATCAACTAGCCAAACAGCATCCACCACAGAAACAACAACAACAACAACAACAACAACAACAGCAGCAACAACAACAAGAGAATCAAACCAGACGAGACGTCCTAAAATCGGACTCGCTCTCGGCGGAGGCGGGGCTCGGGGAGCGGCACACGTCGGTGTGTTGCGTATCCTTGAGCGCGAAGGCATTCATGTCGATATGATCGCCGGCACCAGTGTTGGTGCCATCGTCGGTGGTATGTATTGCGCGGGACTTTCAGTTGACGAGATCGAAAAGCAATTCACCAGACCTCACCTGATGCGAAGTTACATGACCGCACCGATCTGGATGAGCGTGGTAGCCCAACCAATTTTCCTCATCCCGCGCATAGTTGGCTGGCGTCCCTATGATGGTTTCTACTTCGGCAACAAATTTCGCAACTATTATCGTCGTTGCCTGCCCAAAGATCGCCACAACATAGAGGATCTGAACATTCCATTCAGAGCCATGACCACCAATCTTGTCGACGGACAGCAGTTTGTCGTCGACCACGGAGACCTGCCCCGAGCAATCCAGGCCAGTTCGGCAATCCCCGTGCTCCGAAGAGCAGTCGGACTGAGTGAAGATCAAGTTTTAGTGGACGGTGCCGTGCTGGTCAACGTGCCCGTGGACGAAGTAAGAAAAATGGGCGCGGACATTGTTATTGCAGTCTCGGTCAGCGAACACCTCGAAACTGTGCCCGGAAAGAATTTCAAAAAAATCGGCAGTGTAGGACGCCGCCTGGAGCAGATATTTTTGTCGCACACAGACACTGCTCAGATGGCGCACTCAGACTTGATCATTCATCCACGCACGGACAACATCGGCATCCTTTCAACTGACGCCAGAGACGCCAAACGAGGCATCAAAGCAGGAGAAGAGGCAGCCACTGAAACGATTCCGGCAATCAGGCAGAAGATAGAATCTTTCAAAGGCAACAACCCTTGAAAAACC is a window of Candidatus Melainabacteria bacterium DNA encoding:
- the ftcD gene encoding glutamate formimidoyltransferase, producing MRLVECVPNFSEGRNEKVINAIADAIRSVSGVNLLDVDPGWSTNRTVITFVGDPEAAVEAAFQSIAAASTLIDMRRHTGEHPRMGATDVCPFIPVSGITMEECAALAEQLGKRVGDELKIPIYLYAEAAKREDRRSLADIRKGEYEGLAAKMTGADFRPDFGPESFNATSGATVIGARPFLIAYNVNLNTRSKKLANEIALNIREAGRTKKNAKGETERNADGSPVKVPGLLKACRAVGWYVDEYERAQVSINLVDYHQTSLEDAFDACCKEAEKLGIRVTGSEIVGLVPLEPMLNAGRHYLQKQGRSTGVSRKELLSVAIQSLGLADLAPFDPQQKIIEFRVDKPAKLLSEQKVTDFLDELASESAAPGGGSVAALCGSLSASLSSMVANLTFEKKGFESHKGLMNDLAEQSQRLKHEFMLAIDEDMQAFNKIIDARRLPKASPEEAKARDAAILEANKLATTVPLNVLRKTVPLLEFADTVVEKGNPNSLSDSGVAALTALAAAEGAFFNVLINIGGLSSTAEAADFCASTRKQADELIEEVRKKAEYIRSKVLSRL
- a CDS encoding Glu/Leu/Phe/Val dehydrogenase; this encodes MLNEWETPDFLMAQQRLMKVARIMKLDDNVVEPLKHPKRSLSVIIPARMDDGTVRTYIGYRVHHDLALGPGKGGVRYHTDVTLGEVTAMAMVMTWKCALMNLPFGGAQGGIKIDPSLHSQGELERITRRYTSEIIDVIGPDQDIAGPDLNTNEQTMAWMMDTYSVNKGYTIPSIVTGKPKSIGGSLSQYEATGYGVAMCTKHIVKHLKLSSKSPTVVVQGLGAVGSEVATILDKAGFTIVGVSDVEGGLYNKDGLNIKKVNEYVAKKGSMHGFPDASSVTNEELLELECDILAPCAVANQIHKGNASKLRCKIVVEGANSPTTPEAEDILESRGITLVPDMLANAAGVTVGYFEWVQGLIRLLWTEAEVYDKLDQLIEKSCERVFESAATHKSTLRTAAMRLALERVMEARRLRGLYP
- a CDS encoding M50 family peptidase; the encoded protein is MRLYPPPAGRLPNSIMEMIGFPATLAGLLYKRNRELQEAAMKEPKPTASKQKSKQKLVEDPTPLSAAEKLALLSAEVEQEAAAVEKSRSIAPVTGSSSGLTQTSAASDRQEITESEKSNAWAFWLITILSLFLYNAPIVGLLLSPISTFATMVHEMSHALVCIFTGGYVSGMTIVSDGSGHGGLTFCRGGLPFFYTQAGYLGTAVFGCLLIFLGQFKKISKGILMFMGGTIGLASIFLVGLNVLNTGWQGFLSMIAGLMLSGFLVWAGVKWRSHYANLLLLFLAVQTALNSVTSIVYLAQVSLGLTPFASFSDATSMQDMTGLPAGFWSIIWVLMSVAMLGATLYYTYGRNLIKKSQ